Genomic window (Thermococcus sp.):
GCGAGCTCGGCGGGGTTGATGGAGTTAACATAACCCTCGTGGAGATAGACAAGGAGACCGAAAACGTCAAGATAACAGTGATGGGCGATGACTTGGACTACGATGAGATAACCCGGACAATAGAAGAGTTTGGCGGCGTGGTGCACAGTATAGATATGGTCGCGGCCGGAAAGAAAATTGTGGAAGAAGGTGAAACACCGCAGGACAAGCTGGAGGAGTAGGTGTGAAGGAAGTTATTATAATCACAAAACCAGAAACCGTCAAAGTTCTCTCAGAGGAAACACGCTTTAAAATTCTCCAGTTCCTGCGAGAGAGGCCCATGAGCATCAACGAGCTGAGTGAGAGACTGGAGAGAGACAGGACGACGGTTTACAGGCACATCAAGGTCCTCCAGAAAGTGGGGCTCGTTGAGGAATTTGAGAGTCATGGAAACGAGAAGGTCTACTCAAGGAGCGCCCGCCTCTTCCTCATAAAGGCCGACCCCGACGAGAGCATAGAGCAGTTTCGACAGGCATACATTCAGGTGGAGGCCGAGAAGCTCGTGGACATACTTGAGAAAGCGGGGTTCAAGATAAAAGATCGTTCTGAGCTGATAAAACTAGCAAGGGAGGTCCTCGACGAGATCGAGGTACGCTCCCAACCGGTTCTTAAGAGAATATCTCAGGCGGATATAGAACTCACAGAGATCGAGCTGTTCCACCTCCTCAACATGCTGGTCTTCATTCAAAGTCCAGAACTTCAAGAAAAGGCCAAAAAGGCCAGGGAACTGATGAAGCTCTGAGAGGGAAAATCAAATGAACCTCAAAACTCATCCACCCATTTCACAGCCTCCTGGACTTTTTTAGCCACCTCAAGCGCGGTAAAGTTCTCTCCCAGCTCTTCCTTTGCCATGTCACCGGCGAGGCCGTTCAGGAACGCACCAACCGAAGCGGCCCTCAGCGGCTCATTGCCGAGGGCGAGGAGAGCGCCGACGAGGCCTGCCAGAACGTCTCCAGTTCCGCCGGTTGTCATGCCCCTGTTTCCGGTTTTATTGTACTTCCAGGTTTTCTCGTCGCTGATGATGTCGTATGCTCCCTTAAGCAGGACAACACCCCCAACCTCACTGGCCTTTTCCTCAACAACCTTAACCATGTCCACGAACGAACCTTCGGGCTTCACGCCAAAGAGAAGCTTGAATTCACCGGTGTGCGGCGTCAGGACGAAGGTCTTACCCTTGAGAACGCTTAAGTCCTCAGCGAGGGCCTTCAGCCCGTCCGCATCAATCACCATCGGCTTCTCACATCTCTTGATAAGCTCCCGTACAAAGACCTTTGTTTCCTCTGTGAGGCCTATTCCTGGACCAATAACGACCGCATTGACCTTCTCGGCGAGTTCGATTAGATTACCAGCGTGCTCCGGCTTGAAATTCCTCCCCTCGACCGGACGGAGAATTAAATCGGGGTCGCCTATTCTCCTCGCCGAATATTCGGGCATCGTGAGGTAAACCAAGTCAACCAGGTACGAAGCGGCCTTCGATGCTAAATAGGGTGCCCCAAAGTAGTCCTCGCTTCCGCCTATTACGAGCAGCTTTCCGTTCTGCCCCTTGTGCTCGCCCGTCTTTCTCAGTGCGAACTTTGCATCACCCGGCCCGACGAGGTGGTGAAGCTCCCTTGGATAGCCTATCTTGGTTATTACCCTTTCGAAGTCCCCGTAGTCCTCCTTGTCCCACTGGAACGTCACCGCGAAGTCGGCCCTAACGCGGATTTTTGAAGGATAGCCACTCGGAAGGTCGATGCTGACGATTTTAACCCTCCCAGAGTACTCGTTTATCTTTTCAATCGCCGAGCGTATCGGTTCGCGGGGTTCTCCCCTCGTTCCGGCCCCGAGGAGGGCGTCGACTATAACGTCGTAACCGCTCAGGTCAAGGGGCTTTATCTGTGAGGAGTCCTTAAGAACAGTTATTTTCACAAAGTCCAGCCCCTTCAGTGTCTCCCAGTTGTGCCTCGCCTCCTCACTCCTTATCTTCGTCCCGTCGCCAACGAGGAAGAGGGTAACCTTGTTGTCAAAGCTGAGATGCCTCGCGGCAACAAAGCCGTCGCCACCGTTGTTGCCCGTTCCTGAGAAGACTGCTATCCTGAGGCCTTTTCCGAATTTTTCTTCTATCGTCCGTGCAATGCCCGCTCCGGCGTTCTCCATGAGCTGAAGTGGAGAAATCCCAAGCCATTTGGCATTGATATCCCAGATGTAAACATCCTCTATGCGCATGAGCACCACCGGTTGAAATTCCAGTGGAAAGGATAAAAGACTATCCTTCTCCGCGGGAGGAGTATTAGAGAAACACGATGAAAGGGCCTAGAAGAAGACAACGCTGGCCTCTTCCAGCCTTAAAGGCAAGGCTTTCAGAAGAAAAATGTAAGCATATCAACGGCTGTAGAATACTAACATCCGCGGGCAAGGTACGTTCAAATATGATCCTTATAAGCGACCGTCCGAGTGGCGCAAAGCCCTAGAATAAGAGGACAATCGAGGAAGCGATCTTCTTTACGAATTCCTCAGGCTCTCTCCAAGAGATGACATAGCTCTCCTCTTTCAGTTTTTACGACCAAAAATGCCATAATCACTAGAGAGCCATACCATAGCAAAGCCCAAAGCAGAAAAGATAAGAGAGTGGAAAAATCTGCCTCCCAGATGGCGGAGGGAAACTCAAGGAAGAGGGCTAAAACAACGTAGGCCTTCAGGAGGATCTTTGAAAAGGGTCTACCCGCAAACAGTCCGAGGGCGAGCTCAAAGATGACCATAAGGGCCACATAACCAATCCAGAGGGCCATGGGTAATCTTCCGAAGACCCAGAAGTTGTACATTACTGTAAGGGAAAGGGGATACGAAAAGGCAAAAAGCCTCAGGAAGAACCTCAGAAAGAGCAGAAGCCGAAGGGAGTACCTCCTACCCCCTAGGGGAAGAGGCCTACCGTTCTCTGCATGTTCATCTGCCATTCCCCAAGCCATGGACGGCACCGAACGGGGTCTAAATACCTATGAGGTTTGATTGTAAACATTATAAGGCTTTTGGCAGTTAGAGGTTAGGGCCGCGAAGCGCCTTTAGCGCTCTCCCATAATCCCTTTCCGAGTACAGCACGAGGTAAACCCGCTCAACGCTCTTCGCTTTCCCTGAGAACTCCCCAACGACCTCCTCGAAAGTTTTAACGACCGCCTCAAGAGGACAGCCGTAGATGCCGGCGCTTACCGCAGGAAAGGCTATGCTCCTAACACCAAGCTCCTCTGCTTTCCACAGCGCCCCCAGAATGGCTTTTTTCAGCTTTTCCTTCTTGTCCCCGTCCCAAACTCCACCGCAGCAAGGTCCAACCGTGTGGATGACGTAGCGGATTCCGTATCTCTCAAGCCTCAGTGCGGGAGTTACAACGACCTCGCCGTGGTTGATGGAGGTTTTTCCAAGCTGTTCGCGCATGGCTTTCTTGCTTATCCTGATGTACTCCATTGCATCTCCAGCCGCAGCCTTGGCTATCGCATAGGCAACACCGCCGCCGTGCTCCAAATAGCGGTTTGCAGCGTTCACTATCGCCTCAGCCGGGAATCTCGTTATATCTCCTTTAACAACCTCGAACTCCACAGGGATCACCCCATGAGCCTCTTCAATAGAGTGCGCTCCTTCCCATCCAAGAAGGAATCATCACCAACCAGAATAACAGTGCCGCCGTGGAGGTGGGCGTAGTCGCGGAGAGTGGTGAGAAACTTCAGAACGGGGATGAAGCCGTTCTCTAACATGAGGTATTCGAGGCCGTCTATAACGACCACAGGCCTTACGCCTTTCTCCTCCGCCCGGGCCATGAACTTGACGGCCATGTCAAGCATCCTAGCGAGGTTCGTGGGACTAACAGACCTCTCTCCGGAAACTTTGGTTATCCAGAAGCGGTTGGGGCCGTCACCGCGGGAGCGGGAGAAGACCAGGGCGCCGTCGAGAACCCCCTCTGGGACGGAAGACATCATCAGGAGACCGGTCTTCACATCCAGGCGGGAATCAGTGAACTCGAAGTCCTCAAATAAGGACGCACCCATGAAAACATCGAGGACAACGTAGGCCATCAAGAACGCCCCCAAAGCCGCCGAGAGTTCGGCGTAGACGCTGGAAAAGAGAAACCCCCACACGGTCGCCGTACTGGAGAAAATCAACTCTGTGAGGCCCACACGGCGGAGGTCATTGCTTTTGACAAACATGAGGTAGAACCCAGCCCCAGCAATGCTCCCGACGAGGATGAAGAGGGTCACGGTCGGATGTCCCGGAAAGAGGAATATGAGGCCCGCGAGGGGAACGAGGGCCAGGTAGCGGAACTCCCTGGCGTTTGGCAGGGGTTTGAAAAGCTCGTCGGCGGCCTCGATGTTGGCCAGCCACAGAAAGGCTGCTGAGAATGCAAGGGATGCAGAATAAACACTGGCGTCCCTCACGAAGAAGGGGACCGCGAGGGCGAAGAGGGCGAGGGAGTAGTAGGCCAAGGAGCGGCGGTTGGTGAAGTGATACCTGTAGAAGAGAAGAACATAGGCAACGAGCAGGGCCACCCCAAAGGCGAACTCAATCATGCCAGCTCACCGATGACCCTTTCCGCATCGCTGAGAATTTTCTCCTCGTCCAGTGTCAGTACTTCCCCGTCGAGCATTAAAACCCTTCCGTCCACTATCGTAGTCTCGACGTCGTTTCCGTTGGCGGAATAGACAAGGTGGCTTATCACGTTGTTCACCGGCCTGAGGTGTGGCCTGGTGAAGTTGATTACCGCCAGATCGGCCAGATAACCCTCCCTTATTACTCCAGCCTCGATTCCGAGTGCCTTCGCACCGTTGGCAGTCGCCATCCTAAAGACGGTTTTGGCATCGGCAACGGTCGGATCGAGGTTGTGAACCTTGTGAAGAAGCGCTGCCAACTTCATCTCCTCAAGCATGTCTAGGTTGTTGTTGCTTGCCGCTCCGTCGGTACCGAGGGCGACGTTGACACCAGCGTTGAGCAACTTTTGAATGGGCATGACACCGCTCGCCAGCTTCATGTTACTCCCTGGGTTGTGGACGACGGTAACCCCGTCCCTCGCGAGTATCTGGATGTCTCTGCTGTCGAGCCAGACACCGTGGGCGATGATGACGTCCCTTCCAAAAAAGCCGATTTCGTCGAGCAGAACAACGGGACTTTTGCCATAGCGCTCGGTTATCTGGCCTATCTCCGCCATCGTCTCACTTACGTGGATGGTTATCATCTTGCCGTGTTCGCTCGCGAGCCTTCTGACCTCTCCCAGCAGTGCTATCGAGCAGGTGTAGGGCGCGTGCGGTCCGAAGACAAAGTTAACCCTGTCAGAGTTGAGCCTCTCCATGAACTCCATCGTGCGAAGGGCTTCCTTGATTTCCTTCTCGGTTCTCTCCGGGTCGCCGAGGTCTATCATGCCATAGGAGAGGTAACCGCGGAGACCGCTCTCGAGCGTCACCTCAGCTACGGCATCCATGTTGAAGTACATGTCGAGGAAGGTTCCGGTTCCCGACGTTATCATCTCAAGCGCGCCGAGATATGCCCCGACTTTCGTGTATTCCCGCGTCAGCTTTGCCTCGCGTGGCCAGATGTAGTTCTGGAGCCAGTCCATAAGAGGCAGGTCATCGGCCAAACCCCTGAAAAGGCCCATCGGCGAGTGGGTGTGGAGGTTAATGAAGGCAGGAGAAACGATTCTTCCTTTGGCGTCTATGACGGTATCGGTGCTTTCGTTTATGCCCTTCGCGACCTTTGCTATCCTGTTTCCCTCGATTAAAACGTCGGCCTCAACGACCTCAAAGTTCCTCCCGTAGATGACCTTACCATTCTTGATGAGAATGCTCATGAGCATCACCCCTTTTGAAGAGGTGTGTTTCCAGTGGAAGTTAAAAAGGTTGGGGAGAAGAGGTCAGACGAACATGCTCTTCAGCACATCAGCGCAACCGCAGTGCCTCTCCTCTGGGATTTTTGGAACGGCCTTCTTAAGAAGCTCCTGGACCTTGGCGTTGTTCTCGGCCATGACCCTGATGACCTCCTGCGCATCCACGGGCTTGTCGGCCCAGACGTCGTAGTCGGTGACGGTTGCGAGGTTCGCGTAGCACATTCCGAGCTCGCGCGCGAGATTTATCTCCGGGACGAGCGTCATCCCAATGATATGGGCATATTGCTTGAACATCATCGACTCGGCGCGAGTTGAGAAGCGCGGGCCTTCAATGCAGACGTAGGTGCCCTTCTCGTGGACGGGGAAGCCGAGTTCTTTAGCCGTCTCGTAAAATATCCTCCTCAGCTCGGGGCAGAAGGGGTCAGCCATCGAGACGTGGGCCACCTTAGGTCCGTTGTAGAAGGTGTAGTCGCGCTTTTTGGTAAAGTCTATGAACTGATCCGTTATGACTATGTCCCCCGGTTTATACCCCTCCCTGAGGGAGCCAACGGCGGTAACGCCTATAACGCGCTCGATGCCAAGCTCGTGAAGCGCCCAAATGTTCGCCCGGTATGGAACCTCATGCGGCGGGAATTCATGGTGCTTGCCGTGCCGTGGGATGAATGCGACCTCAACACCCTCAATCTCCCCGATTTGCACCGGAGCCGACGGCCTGCCGTAGGGGGTGTGCATTTTTACCGTCTCTTTTGGCTCAAAGACACCATAGACGCCGGAGCCGCCGATGATACCGATTTTCACCATAGACATCACCCCCTGACCTCCTCTCCGCCGTGAATGGCGAGGGTTCGGCTTAATCCCTCGCTAATGGCGGTTCGGTTTACGGGCCCATCACCTACTCCCGTTGCCGGTTTCGGCTCAGCCCGAAGGCCGGGTCTTCGGCCCGTTACCCCTACCGCTGAACGGTTTGGGGTTATCGCTCCAAAGGCCACTAATCGAGTTTCAGACTGCCTCAACGGGCAGTCTTTCGAAGACGCTTAACAGCGTCAAACCCCCCAATGCTGGAGGGTAACGTGAAACCCCTCGTCTCATCGGGTTGTCCTTGAGTGGCCTCTCCGAGGCCTTATCACACTCCAAAGTTTAAAAGGGTTTTGACTGCTTAAAGACCGAATCCTAGATTACTACATCCCCAACCCTAAAGGACGAGGCTTTCGAGAAGAAAAACTCAAAAATATCGCCCGAGTTATTTAAGGGTTGCTACCGCTTTAAGATTGTGTGCGTAGGCGGTCTCTCCAGTGGAGATAAACCTCCAGAGTTTCCGAAAATTTAATAACCATTTGGAATTAAACATAGGTGGGGTGAGAGAATGGAGAACGGAAAGCCGGTCAGCATAGTCCTGCCAGATATTGAGAATCCTTTACTGATAGAGGGATATCCTGGAGTTGGATTGGTCGGCCATATAGCGGCGAACTTTCTCGTCAGGGAGCTTGGAATGGAGATGGTAGGCTACGTCGAAAGCCCCTTCATCCCCCCGATGGCGCTCATCCTTGATGGAAAGCCAAACCCACCACTGCGCTTCTATGGAAAGGACAACGTAATCATCGCAGTTGCGGACGTATACGTGGCTCCAACGCTCGTCAACGAGATAGTGAGGGAGCTGACAACTTACCTGAAGAAGAGAAACGCGGAGAAGGTGATATCCCTAGGAGGCATTGGTATTGGGTTCTTTAAGGAGCAGATGGACGTTTGGGGTGTTGGAGCGCGGGAGGAACTCAACAAAGAGCTAGAAGGAAACGGGGTCAAGCTCCTCCAGTACGGCTCGATAATGGGAATGAGCGGCAGGCTTCTCCTTGAGGCGAGTAGGAACAAGCTGGATGCCTACGTCATTCTTGGGGAAACTTTTGGAGACAGACCGGATCCAAAGGCCGCCGCCAACGTCATCGAGGCGCTCAAGAGGCTCGTTCCGCTGGAGGTCTCAACAGAGCCGCTTCTGCAGGAGGCAAAAGCGATAGAGGAGCAGCTCAGGAAAATGCACGAACAGATGGAGCAGGCCAGGAAAAAGGCTCAACAGCATTACGAAAGTATCTACCTGTGAGGTGAGACTATGGAAGCGATGGTCTTAGCCGGCATCTCGCGGCGTGTGCTGGATGAACTGATGAGGAATCCCCACAGGACGATAGAACTGAGAAGCGCCAAGAACGTTCTGGCAGTGGAAGAGGCGTTGGAAAAGACAATGAAGCTCTTTTTGACCCACGATCCTCTCACGGATATTGACATTGGAACGGAGGGCATCTTAGCGGAACTCCTAAGCATGGAGGAACTTGAGACTAGAATACCCTGGGAGGAGAGCGACGAGAGGGAAGTAACGGTCTGCAGAGCTAGGGTAAAGCTGGTCGGCCTCGGGAGGGTTGTCGAAATCGAGAGAAAGCACCACATGATGACCGTGAGCATTCGCGAACTGATGCCCCACGAGATGGGAATGAGTTAAACGAGCGTCGTCTGCCTGCCTTGGAACTTTCCTGAACGTTTTGGAGGCTCAACACGCCGAAATTCAAGCCCCTCAACTTCAAGGAGCTTTTTCGCTCCTGAGGTGAGGGAAGGAGCAACGAGAATTCCCCTCACGTTCGGGTGCTCTTTTTTAAGGGTCTCAACATAGCGCTTAAGCTGGCTGACAGCATGGAGTTCGGCCCTCCGCCGCTTCAGTTCCAAGACGACTAAGTTCCCGCCGGAATCCCTGCCCAGGATGTCAACTATACCGTGTCCTATGTCCTTCTCACGAAAGAGGGGCTTGAATCCGGGTTCTATGAGTTCAGGGTTCTCAAATATCATCCCGGCCATCTCGGCCTCACTCCCTGTCAAGGCCAGTTCCTCGTAGTCCTCAGCTTTGAAGAGGGAAACCAGGTAAACTTCCTCAAGCTCGACCTCAAGAACCTCCTTCGGCTTTCTCCTGACGGAGCGGAGAACTGGGGGGTCACGCTCTTCAAGGGAAACGAGGCTCCCGGGCGGCTGCCAGTTTACTGGCTCCCTCTTTCGGTTCTGATGGATGAGGAATGCCCCGTCGGGCTTGACGATTATGACCCTGTCGCCGGAACCAAGCTCGCTCTTTGCCCTACCGTCGTAGTAGACCCTGCAACGCGCGAAAATAGTTAAGAGGGCCTCGTTTGATAGTGCAGAATCAATGAGATGCTTGAGTTCCTCCCGTGACGGATTGATAGTTGCCCGAACCTTTGACATGAAACCGAGTAAAAAAAGAAGGGTTAAAAAGCTAACTCAGTCCTCGGCACCCTTCTCGGTTATTCTGAATATCGCCTCACCCTCTGGCAGGTGCGGGCTGTCTATCAACCTTGCCACCCTCTTCCCGGCTTTCCCCTTACGGAGATAGATTCTGAGCGTGGCACTGTGCGCTAAGATGTGCCCTCCAACGGGCCTCGTCGGGTCGCCAAAGAACGCATCGGGTTTGGCCTGAACCTGGTTGGTGACGAAGACCGCTATGTCATAGAGGTCCGCAAGGCGGTGCAAGTCGGAGAGGTGCTTTGCCAGCTTCTGCTGCCTCTCCGCTAGCGTTCCCCTGCCAACGTACTCGCTCCTGAAGTGGGCCATGAGAGAGTCAACTATGAGGAGCTTAACCGGCCTGTCGGTCTCGGCCTTCTTTTTGATGATCTCCTCGGCTCTCTCTATGAGTAACATCTGGTGGTTGCTGTTGAAGGCCCTCGCGACGTATATGTTCTTAAGGACTTCGTCGGGGTCAAGGCCACGATTTTCTGCGATCTGCCTTATCCTCTCAGGCCTGAAGGTATTCTCGGTGTCTATCCAAATGATGGAACCGTTAAGGCCGCCATCCTCGCGCGGCAGCTGGGTCATGACGGCCAGAGTGTGAGCGAGTTGGGTGTTGTGAAGCACTAGACCATTGGGTGCGATGAAGTTGTGTGTCCATGGTATAACTAGGTCATAAACCCAATCCTTGTACTCAACTGGCTCACTGGAGCGAACCTCATAGAACTCCAGCTTCCTCACAAGACTTATCGTGTCAATGGCGAGGGTGGCCACCTGCCTAAAGCGACCAATCTCCGCGAGGATCGCCGAGACCACCCGTTCTCTAAGGTCTTTCCTCCTCGGAAGCCCCCTTGTGCGGTAGTTGGACACCTGCCCCGCAGTGAACCCATATTTAATGAGGGACGTCCAAGCAAACGGAAGGTCGGGCTTTTCTCCGGATAAAACTGCCTTCTCCGCTTCATTGAGTCTCTCCAAGGCTTCCTTAAAGTAATCTTCAATGCGCGAAAGTGTCTCCTCCGTGAACCAGACTTCCCGGTTCCTCGTTAGTATGTGATAAGCGGTCTCATGATCCCTCTTTGGAAGGCGGAACTTGGAGTAGAGCTTTCCAAGGAACTTGGCAAGTGCCGGGGGATACCTCCCAACACCGCCACCGTTCATGTTCACTGACTTGAGGAGGGTTCTTCTGAGAACGGCTTCGAAGTCCTTCCTACCTTCCCCCGTGATGTAAATGCGGTGATAAACCTCATCCTCAATGTTTTTAGTGGAAACATTTGGAGTTATTCCAAGTTTCTTAAGGAGGAAAACCAGACCCTCGGATAGGTCAGCGCTCTTTGTAGTCATTTCCACTAGTGACTCCCGAACGTAGCCGTTCCCATCCACGTAACCAGCCAGAAACGCCACTATTGCTGAATCGTCGGCGTTCATTATCTCCTCTGGCACGGCCTTGGTTGATGCGCTTGAGCTGGCCAGGGGGCCAAGCCACTCTGCAGTCTTTTTTCTGAGCAGTATCCTATAAAGGCTACGCCTCACTTCAACGGTCGGTCTGTAGCCGTCATGCTCCTCGATAAAGTTTACCACGAAGTCCTTAATCTCCTCTGAACCCGTGGTTATCGAGAGCGGGTTCGACGTGCCTTCTGCTACAAAGAGTCCCAGGAAGTACGCCCGAGCTTCCCCAACGGGAATTCTGTTCGCTGGAACGCGCTTAACACCAACCACTATGTCTCCAACGTTTAACCGAGCCGCTGGGATCCACTGGAGGCCGTCCCTGAAGACAAGAACCGGGTGGGGGAACGTGGTTCGAAGTGAGTAACCTTTGGATAGAGTTATCTCCGCAAGCTTCTCGACGCGCTCGCGGTAGAGGTAGGAAGCCTTTGTCCTTATTATTTCGCCAGATTTAGGATCAAAAGTGTATACCGAGACGGTCTCCAGGGGGACCGCATAGCCACCATCGAAGGGAATCTCTCCAGAGGTCTCGGCATATTTCCGATACATCCCCTCAATGGTTTCAAAGTGGACCAGTGTGTCGTTCTCGTAGTAAACCTTTGTGTCCTTGGCAAAGCACTTTCCACTCCCAAACTCTCCAAAGACCTCAGTTATAGCCTGAGTCTCGACGCCGCCGCCTATGAGTTTATCAAGGCTCTTGCTTCCAGTTGAGATCTTACCGACGGCGCTCCTCTTTTCCATATACTCATCGGCACGCATGAAGGTCCCTATGTTCGCCGCTTCCCTTGCTGCCTGAATTATCTTGAGCGCGGCACCCTCACTTATCCCAGCTATCTCCTTAAGCTCCATCGGAGAGGCAACTGCTATGGCCTCGATGCTGTCGTAGCCAGCCTCGCGGAGCTTCTCGGCAGTTGCAGGACCAACGCCCGGCAGATCCTCAAGGGTTTTTATATCCTTCTCCTTCTTTTTTGAGGTTGAGCTTGAAGGAGGCTTCTCAACGACTTCCAGTTCCTCGAACTCCTCGAGTTCTTTTATTTCATCCTCCGCCATCTTTTTCTTCGGCATGAGCATCACCCTAAGTCTCTACCTTTTATAGGGGTAAAAAGTGCAAGGGTTATATACTTTTCTTCCCATATCCGTGGGACACCAGTACACAAACATGCGCACAATGTCCCGATAAAAACCTAACATCTCCTTGAAAATTCTAAGAAAACAAATAAACCCCTTAGTTTCCAGTGGAAACCGCAGGCTTAACCATCATGATAAGCTTCGAGTTTTATGGGATAACATCCCGGAGGGCAGGGGCAAGGCAGCCCATTGAGGTAGTTGCCGGGGGAAAGAAACCGCATTCGTTCTGACACTGTTACCCCGTAGAAGCCTGCATCACTTTGGCCACCTCACCTTTGATTTTTTACCCAAACAGACATCTATAGCATATAACTTAAAAAGTTACCACCCTTGCACTTTAGAGTCCACCAATGAAGAAATTTTTCCAGTGGAAACAGAGGCCCTTTTCGATGAATATCTGAAAGACCCCCCAGAGTTCTATTTCCACTGGAGCTGGGTTTGGGTAAAGGATGGATCTGAGTAGGGGTAAAAGAGAAAGGAATGTTCACAAGCCACTTTTCCAATGCCAAATAACCAGCCTTAAAAGATACCGTACGAATTTATGGTCAAACGTTTATTATATTGTCTAAAATCTATTTATAGATGAACATTGTATATAGAAATAAATAAATATTATCCCTCGATAAGAGACGGGGGAGTTTTACCGGTTTTCAAAAGGATAAATGGAGTAACCGGAAACCTGATTCCACTGGAAATGGAACCCCCTGGGGGGTACAATTGTGTTTTCTTTTATTAAAAATGAAAACAATGTTATTTTACTTAATTGA
Coding sequences:
- a CDS encoding DUF211 domain-containing protein; amino-acid sequence: MARGIRLLVLDVLKPHQPIVTELALGLSELGGVDGVNITLVEIDKETENVKITVMGDDLDYDEITRTIEEFGGVVHSIDMVAAGKKIVEEGETPQDKLEE
- a CDS encoding transcriptional regulator, producing MKEVIIITKPETVKVLSEETRFKILQFLRERPMSINELSERLERDRTTVYRHIKVLQKVGLVEEFESHGNEKVYSRSARLFLIKADPDESIEQFRQAYIQVEAEKLVDILEKAGFKIKDRSELIKLAREVLDEIEVRSQPVLKRISQADIELTEIELFHLLNMLVFIQSPELQEKAKKARELMKL
- a CDS encoding NAD(P)H-hydrate dehydratase encodes the protein MRIEDVYIWDINAKWLGISPLQLMENAGAGIARTIEEKFGKGLRIAVFSGTGNNGGDGFVAARHLSFDNKVTLFLVGDGTKIRSEEARHNWETLKGLDFVKITVLKDSSQIKPLDLSGYDVIVDALLGAGTRGEPREPIRSAIEKINEYSGRVKIVSIDLPSGYPSKIRVRADFAVTFQWDKEDYGDFERVITKIGYPRELHHLVGPGDAKFALRKTGEHKGQNGKLLVIGGSEDYFGAPYLASKAASYLVDLVYLTMPEYSARRIGDPDLILRPVEGRNFKPEHAGNLIELAEKVNAVVIGPGIGLTEETKVFVRELIKRCEKPMVIDADGLKALAEDLSVLKGKTFVLTPHTGEFKLLFGVKPEGSFVDMVKVVEEKASEVGGVVLLKGAYDIISDEKTWKYNKTGNRGMTTGGTGDVLAGLVGALLALGNEPLRAASVGAFLNGLAGDMAKEELGENFTALEVAKKVQEAVKWVDEF
- a CDS encoding [protein ADP-ribosylglutamate] hydrolase; translated protein: MPVEFEVVKGDITRFPAEAIVNAANRYLEHGGGVAYAIAKAAAGDAMEYIRISKKAMREQLGKTSINHGEVVVTPALRLERYGIRYVIHTVGPCCGGVWDGDKKEKLKKAILGALWKAEELGVRSIAFPAVSAGIYGCPLEAVVKTFEEVVGEFSGKAKSVERVYLVLYSERDYGRALKALRGPNL
- a CDS encoding DUF835 domain-containing protein — protein: MIEFAFGVALLVAYVLLFYRYHFTNRRSLAYYSLALFALAVPFFVRDASVYSASLAFSAAFLWLANIEAADELFKPLPNAREFRYLALVPLAGLIFLFPGHPTVTLFILVGSIAGAGFYLMFVKSNDLRRVGLTELIFSSTATVWGFLFSSVYAELSAALGAFLMAYVVLDVFMGASLFEDFEFTDSRLDVKTGLLMMSSVPEGVLDGALVFSRSRGDGPNRFWITKVSGERSVSPTNLARMLDMAVKFMARAEEKGVRPVVVIDGLEYLMLENGFIPVLKFLTTLRDYAHLHGGTVILVGDDSFLDGKERTLLKRLMG
- a CDS encoding amidohydrolase family protein — its product is MSILIKNGKVIYGRNFEVVEADVLIEGNRIAKVAKGINESTDTVIDAKGRIVSPAFINLHTHSPMGLFRGLADDLPLMDWLQNYIWPREAKLTREYTKVGAYLGALEMITSGTGTFLDMYFNMDAVAEVTLESGLRGYLSYGMIDLGDPERTEKEIKEALRTMEFMERLNSDRVNFVFGPHAPYTCSIALLGEVRRLASEHGKMITIHVSETMAEIGQITERYGKSPVVLLDEIGFFGRDVIIAHGVWLDSRDIQILARDGVTVVHNPGSNMKLASGVMPIQKLLNAGVNVALGTDGAASNNNLDMLEEMKLAALLHKVHNLDPTVADAKTVFRMATANGAKALGIEAGVIREGYLADLAVINFTRPHLRPVNNVISHLVYSANGNDVETTIVDGRVLMLDGEVLTLDEEKILSDAERVIGELA
- a CDS encoding S-methyl-5'-thioadenosine phosphorylase, with protein sequence MVKIGIIGGSGVYGVFEPKETVKMHTPYGRPSAPVQIGEIEGVEVAFIPRHGKHHEFPPHEVPYRANIWALHELGIERVIGVTAVGSLREGYKPGDIVITDQFIDFTKKRDYTFYNGPKVAHVSMADPFCPELRRIFYETAKELGFPVHEKGTYVCIEGPRFSTRAESMMFKQYAHIIGMTLVPEINLARELGMCYANLATVTDYDVWADKPVDAQEVIRVMAENNAKVQELLKKAVPKIPEERHCGCADVLKSMFV
- a CDS encoding proteasome assembly chaperone family protein, whose protein sequence is MENGKPVSIVLPDIENPLLIEGYPGVGLVGHIAANFLVRELGMEMVGYVESPFIPPMALILDGKPNPPLRFYGKDNVIIAVADVYVAPTLVNEIVRELTTYLKKRNAEKVISLGGIGIGFFKEQMDVWGVGAREELNKELEGNGVKLLQYGSIMGMSGRLLLEASRNKLDAYVILGETFGDRPDPKAAANVIEALKRLVPLEVSTEPLLQEAKAIEEQLRKMHEQMEQARKKAQQHYESIYL
- a CDS encoding DUF473 family protein → MEAMVLAGISRRVLDELMRNPHRTIELRSAKNVLAVEEALEKTMKLFLTHDPLTDIDIGTEGILAELLSMEELETRIPWEESDEREVTVCRARVKLVGLGRVVEIERKHHMMTVSIRELMPHEMGMS
- the nucS gene encoding endonuclease NucS, which encodes MSKVRATINPSREELKHLIDSALSNEALLTIFARCRVYYDGRAKSELGSGDRVIIVKPDGAFLIHQNRKREPVNWQPPGSLVSLEERDPPVLRSVRRKPKEVLEVELEEVYLVSLFKAEDYEELALTGSEAEMAGMIFENPELIEPGFKPLFREKDIGHGIVDILGRDSGGNLVVLELKRRRAELHAVSQLKRYVETLKKEHPNVRGILVAPSLTSGAKKLLEVEGLEFRRVEPPKRSGKFQGRQTTLV